Proteins encoded by one window of Syntrophales bacterium:
- a CDS encoding acetyl-CoA hydrolase/transferase C-terminal domain-containing protein, which yields MDWKEEYKRKSTSLAGAAAQIRDNDFVGIGLAVGSCSPAMFDAILDRGKELRGVRICDSVAVRPSRLYDLEFMKGLDGHINFDPSFGTGASRKIIESRLPDYLPLMSSEGGDKYAKRSDVFICMTAPPNAQGFINLGLTNFYTMEAIRKGREEGKLRLAIAEVNDQMPTIYGDNWMHISEFDVFVENSTPIPKVGRATPGEREKKIGEYALELLKNGDTIQMGIGAIPEAVVAGLEGKHDLGVLTEMFPIGLPQLVEKGIVTNAKKPFHKGVTVATFCMGDQSMYDYVHENPVCAFYPSSYTNNPAFIAQHPNMVAMNMAMMVDMSGQIASEGIGHRMVSGVGGQLDFMIGTFYSKGGRGITMLYAARKLKDGSFVSAIVPELPLGTPVSVPRFYAQYVVTEYGIADIRYKTRRERGLALIEIAHPDLRGELRNSLKKNFYMSK from the coding sequence ATGGACTGGAAGGAAGAGTACAAGCGCAAATCGACGAGCCTGGCTGGTGCGGCCGCACAGATTCGGGACAATGACTTCGTGGGGATCGGCCTGGCCGTCGGTTCCTGCTCTCCGGCCATGTTCGACGCAATCCTGGACCGGGGGAAAGAGCTCAGGGGGGTCCGGATCTGCGATTCCGTCGCCGTCCGCCCGTCGAGGCTCTACGACCTAGAGTTCATGAAGGGCCTGGACGGCCACATCAACTTCGACCCGTCCTTCGGGACGGGAGCCAGCCGCAAGATCATCGAGTCCCGCCTGCCGGATTACCTGCCCCTCATGAGCTCCGAGGGCGGCGACAAGTACGCGAAGCGCTCCGACGTCTTCATCTGCATGACCGCGCCGCCCAATGCCCAGGGCTTCATCAACCTCGGCCTCACGAACTTCTACACCATGGAGGCCATCCGAAAAGGCCGTGAGGAGGGGAAGCTCCGCCTGGCCATCGCCGAGGTGAACGACCAGATGCCGACGATCTACGGCGACAACTGGATGCATATCTCCGAGTTCGACGTCTTCGTGGAGAACTCGACGCCCATCCCCAAGGTCGGCCGGGCCACGCCGGGGGAGCGGGAGAAGAAGATCGGCGAATACGCCCTGGAGCTGCTCAAAAACGGCGATACGATCCAGATGGGCATCGGCGCCATTCCGGAGGCCGTCGTGGCGGGCCTGGAAGGCAAGCACGATCTGGGCGTCCTGACGGAGATGTTCCCCATCGGCCTGCCCCAGCTCGTGGAAAAGGGCATCGTGACGAACGCGAAAAAGCCCTTCCACAAGGGCGTCACCGTGGCGACCTTCTGCATGGGCGACCAGTCCATGTACGACTACGTCCACGAGAACCCCGTCTGCGCGTTCTACCCGTCCTCCTACACCAACAATCCCGCCTTCATCGCCCAGCACCCCAACATGGTCGCCATGAACATGGCCATGATGGTGGACATGAGCGGCCAGATCGCCTCGGAGGGGATCGGCCACCGCATGGTGAGCGGCGTCGGCGGCCAGCTCGACTTCATGATCGGCACCTTCTACTCGAAGGGCGGTCGGGGCATCACGATGCTCTACGCGGCGCGGAAGCTGAAGGACGGATCGTTCGTATCGGCGATCGTGCCGGAGCTGCCGCTGGGAACCCCCGTCAGCGTTCCCCGGTTCTATGCCCAGTACGTCGTCACGGAGTACGGCATCGCCGACATCCGCTACAAGACGCGGCGGGAGCGGGGCCTTGCCCTCATCGAGATCGCCCACCCGGACCTCCGGGGGGAGCTGCGCAACAGCCTGAAGAAGAATTTCTACATGTCCAAATAA
- a CDS encoding tetratricopeptide repeat protein, which produces MSEICRLKGKKRMRSIPARILLYSLLLFLFVPHVSFAGTRTFIKEYTYRASEDDSRNSSRVIALREVKRLLLEELGTYLESDTEVKNFQLTRDQITTLTAGIVQTEIVDEKWDGHVYWLKAKIAADPDKVAQSIDALRRDRDKTKELETIRRKSDELLREVETLRKELASAKNGETQKTAYDQSIRKLSAREWLERGFAAKDRGAFKEAIEAYSRAIELDPDSIEAYYARALIGDENHSMQDFYKLLTIEPKDSKSYLYRAWTYKELKKGDLALDAFGKAIHSASGTRERAEAYYDRGKYYYADRRDFSLAVRDYTDAIRLNPKEANYFFYRGSSYSNLGRSDLAYADFNKAIELDPRDSTNYVARASVLINPMNKPELAIADYDKAIELEPVAFNYMQRASAYLLLGKKNLSDMDRSKASELYADDFSRRGDYDFAIGKYDDAIELKPGNSTLHYKRALAHAGRGDSKKAIIDLREAVGLDSSNKVKAQKDPQFKSIKNHPDFIKLVGK; this is translated from the coding sequence ATGTCCGAGATTTGCCGTTTGAAAGGAAAGAAACGGATGCGTTCCATTCCAGCGAGGATTCTTCTTTATTCATTGTTATTATTCTTGTTTGTCCCCCATGTTTCTTTTGCCGGAACCAGGACCTTCATCAAGGAATACACCTACCGGGCAAGTGAAGACGACAGCCGGAATTCAAGCCGCGTCATCGCGTTACGAGAGGTGAAAAGGCTTCTTCTGGAGGAGCTGGGGACGTATCTCGAAAGCGATACGGAGGTGAAGAATTTCCAACTCACCAGGGATCAGATCACAACCCTGACGGCGGGCATCGTCCAGACGGAAATCGTCGATGAAAAGTGGGACGGGCACGTGTACTGGCTGAAAGCGAAGATTGCAGCCGATCCGGACAAGGTGGCGCAGTCGATCGACGCCCTGCGCAGGGACCGCGACAAGACAAAGGAACTGGAGACGATCAGGAGGAAGTCGGACGAACTGCTGCGGGAGGTCGAAACGCTCCGGAAAGAACTGGCTTCTGCAAAAAACGGGGAGACACAGAAAACAGCGTATGATCAATCAATCAGGAAATTGTCCGCCAGGGAATGGCTGGAACGGGGTTTTGCAGCCAAAGACCGCGGGGCGTTCAAAGAGGCGATTGAAGCGTACAGCCGGGCCATTGAACTGGATCCCGACAGCATCGAGGCCTACTATGCACGGGCCTTGATTGGCGACGAGAATCACTCCATGCAGGATTTCTACAAGCTGCTTACCATCGAGCCGAAGGACTCGAAATCCTACCTGTATCGGGCCTGGACCTATAAAGAGCTCAAAAAAGGCGACCTTGCACTCGATGCATTCGGAAAGGCGATCCACTCGGCTTCCGGAACCAGAGAAAGAGCGGAGGCTTATTATGATCGCGGGAAGTATTATTATGCCGACAGGAGGGATTTCAGCCTGGCGGTTCGGGATTACACGGACGCAATCAGATTGAACCCGAAAGAAGCGAATTATTTTTTCTACAGGGGATCATCCTATAGCAACCTTGGCAGGAGCGATCTCGCTTACGCGGATTTCAACAAGGCAATCGAACTTGACCCGCGAGATTCCACAAATTACGTGGCGCGTGCGAGTGTCTTGATCAATCCGATGAACAAGCCGGAGCTGGCAATCGCGGATTATGACAAGGCAATAGAGCTTGAGCCGGTTGCCTTCAACTACATGCAGAGAGCGTCGGCATATTTGCTGCTCGGCAAAAAGAATCTTTCGGACATGGATCGCAGCAAGGCATCTGAATTGTATGCGGATGACTTTTCCAGGCGTGGAGATTACGATTTTGCGATTGGAAAATATGATGATGCCATTGAATTAAAACCGGGTAATTCGACACTTCATTATAAACGAGCTCTTGCTCATGCAGGCAGGGGAGATTCGAAAAAAGCAATCATTGACTTAAGAGAAGCAGTCGGACTTGATTCGTCGAATAAAGTCAAGGCCCAAAAGGATCCGCAATTTAAAAGCATCAAAAACCACCCTGACTTTATCAAACTGGTCGGCAAGTAA
- a CDS encoding alpha/beta hydrolase, giving the protein MPHVKANGIQIEYETFGDRSFPALLLIAGCGAQMLFWEIEFCKSLAQKGFFVIRFDNRDAGLSTKFDEAGIPDMMAAVKAAMEGRTVESAYSLDDMADDAVGLLDALGIGKAHVCGASMGGMIAQAVSYRHPDRVLSLTSIMSTTGNPGLPQGKPEAIAAVVAPAPVEREAYIEHNMNVWRRIWSPGFPFEEERARTFMEKSYDRSHCPQGMARQNTAVIAGGDRRPSLSSIRVPTLVVHGADDPLIPVEGGMDTARAIPGARLLIVNGMGHDMPTGVWPEITEAISRPLMNP; this is encoded by the coding sequence ATGCCCCATGTAAAAGCGAATGGAATCCAGATCGAGTATGAAACGTTTGGTGATCGTTCTTTCCCGGCATTGCTGCTGATTGCCGGTTGCGGTGCCCAGATGCTCTTCTGGGAGATAGAGTTCTGCAAATCCCTAGCCCAAAAAGGGTTCTTCGTCATTCGTTTTGACAACCGGGACGCCGGTCTTTCGACGAAATTCGATGAAGCGGGGATTCCCGACATGATGGCGGCCGTCAAGGCGGCCATGGAGGGCAGAACCGTGGAATCGGCATATTCCCTGGACGATATGGCCGATGACGCCGTTGGCCTGCTCGACGCCCTGGGCATCGGGAAGGCGCATGTCTGCGGCGCTTCCATGGGCGGCATGATCGCCCAGGCGGTCTCGTATCGGCATCCAGATCGCGTGCTGAGCCTGACTTCCATCATGTCGACAACGGGCAATCCCGGCCTCCCGCAGGGGAAACCCGAAGCCATCGCCGCCGTTGTCGCGCCGGCGCCGGTGGAACGCGAAGCATACATCGAACACAACATGAATGTATGGCGGAGGATCTGGAGCCCCGGGTTTCCTTTCGAGGAAGAACGGGCCCGGACATTCATGGAGAAGAGCTATGACCGTTCCCATTGCCCGCAGGGAATGGCACGCCAGAACACGGCGGTGATTGCCGGCGGCGACCGGAGGCCGTCGCTTTCATCCATTCGGGTCCCGACGCTTGTCGTTCATGGGGCCGATGATCCGCTGATCCCGGTCGAAGGCGGGATGGATACGGCCCGGGCAATACCGGGGGCAAGACTGTTGATCGTCAACGGCATGGGGCACGATATGCCGACAGGGGTCTGGCCGGAAATTACAGAGGCCATCTCACGACCGTTAATGAATCCATAA
- a CDS encoding sigma-54-dependent Fis family transcriptional regulator — MAVKGAAREKADRYILDAARKERLLSSIHKISSLLTKPITLDRILTEIVKETSRVFGFTRVAIFLRDEDSSLLECKYLIGFKPAERERALTRPFRLDRHECIETAVMKTGKTIYIKDHAKDDRITDIDLKISAIHKRVSTLAVPLMIKKDVIGLIEADRNDVKMDLTKSEIKSFSIFANQASIIIENAKLQERNKKRIEQLLSWQEVETDMVCESEEMKRVLAQTLKIARSYDTTVLIEGETGTGKEIIARILHYHSSRVGKPYIRINCGAISKDLVESELFGYDKGTFTGGLQEGKKGIFELADGGTLLLDEISELLPSTQVKLLRFLEEREFYPVGGSKTKKVDVRVVAATNRKLEQLTAEGKFRKDLYYRLNIAKISLPPLRERKKDILPIALFFMDKFNKTYGKRFQEISKEAREILVNTPWTGNVRELKNAVDRVVLMEEGSIIEPRHLAFVVHSDGGYGWAGNDPAGEAREDGREFLDAASRDRLLMEALRFFARMNSDYEQMQDRTEQADGAGTLERAKAVSESASLSAGSLDERNRDLLIKALDVCEGNMSRAARMLGISRPTAVYRIRKYGIGRENRKP; from the coding sequence ATGGCGGTAAAAGGCGCAGCACGGGAAAAAGCGGACCGGTACATCCTCGATGCGGCGAGGAAGGAGAGGCTCCTGTCCTCGATCCACAAGATCAGCAGCCTCCTGACGAAACCGATCACCCTCGACCGCATCCTCACGGAGATCGTGAAGGAGACATCGAGGGTCTTCGGGTTCACGCGGGTCGCCATCTTCCTCAGGGACGAGGACAGCAGCCTCCTGGAATGCAAGTACCTCATCGGCTTCAAGCCGGCCGAGCGGGAGCGGGCGCTCACCCGTCCCTTCCGGCTGGACCGGCACGAGTGCATCGAGACGGCCGTCATGAAGACGGGGAAGACCATCTATATCAAGGACCACGCGAAGGACGACCGGATCACGGACATCGACCTGAAGATCAGCGCGATCCACAAGCGGGTCTCCACGCTGGCCGTGCCCCTGATGATCAAAAAGGACGTCATCGGGCTCATCGAGGCGGACAGGAACGACGTGAAGATGGACCTGACGAAGAGTGAGATCAAGTCCTTCTCCATTTTCGCGAACCAGGCCAGCATCATCATCGAAAACGCGAAGCTCCAGGAGCGGAACAAGAAGCGGATCGAGCAGCTCCTGTCATGGCAGGAAGTCGAGACGGACATGGTCTGCGAGAGCGAGGAGATGAAGAGGGTGCTGGCGCAGACACTCAAGATCGCCCGGAGCTACGACACGACGGTCCTGATCGAGGGCGAGACCGGGACGGGAAAGGAGATCATCGCCCGGATCCTGCACTACCACAGCAGCCGGGTCGGGAAGCCCTACATTCGCATCAACTGCGGCGCCATCAGCAAGGACCTCGTCGAATCCGAGCTGTTCGGCTACGACAAGGGCACGTTTACCGGCGGCCTCCAGGAAGGCAAGAAGGGGATCTTCGAGTTGGCCGACGGCGGGACCCTGCTCCTGGACGAGATCAGCGAACTGCTGCCGTCCACGCAGGTCAAGCTTCTGCGGTTTCTCGAAGAGCGGGAATTCTATCCCGTCGGCGGCTCGAAGACGAAGAAGGTGGACGTCCGCGTCGTCGCGGCGACGAACCGGAAACTGGAACAGTTGACCGCCGAGGGGAAATTCCGGAAAGACCTCTACTACCGGCTGAACATCGCCAAGATCTCGCTCCCGCCCCTCCGTGAGCGCAAGAAGGACATCCTTCCCATTGCCCTGTTCTTCATGGACAAATTCAACAAGACCTATGGAAAGCGGTTCCAGGAGATCTCGAAGGAGGCCCGGGAAATCCTGGTCAACACCCCCTGGACGGGCAACGTCCGGGAGTTGAAGAACGCCGTCGACCGCGTCGTCCTGATGGAGGAGGGGAGCATCATCGAGCCGCGCCACCTGGCGTTCGTGGTGCACAGCGACGGCGGGTACGGCTGGGCCGGCAATGATCCGGCGGGGGAAGCACGCGAAGACGGCCGGGAGTTCCTGGACGCTGCCTCGCGGGACCGGCTGCTCATGGAGGCCCTGCGGTTTTTCGCCCGGATGAACAGCGATTACGAACAGATGCAGGACCGGACGGAGCAAGCCGACGGTGCCGGAACCCTGGAGAGGGCGAAAGCCGTCTCGGAGAGCGCATCCTTGTCGGCCGGTAGCCTGGACGAGCGGAACCGGGACCTTCTCATCAAGGCCCTCGATGTCTGCGAGGGAAACATGTCCCGGGCCGCCCGGATGCTGGGCATCTCCAGGCCGACCGCCGTGTACCGCATCCGGAAGTACGGCATTGGCCGGGAAAATAGGAAACCCTAA